In Lotus japonicus ecotype B-129 chromosome 5, LjGifu_v1.2, one genomic interval encodes:
- the LOC130718034 gene encoding NAC domain-containing protein 53-like — MSSNLSPGFRFHPTDEELVGFYLKRRVTGRLFHGDPIGIVDVYKYEPWDLPCLSKMKTRDLEWYFYTGLDKKYGKGSSRTNRATEKGYWKTTGKDRPVNHANRTVGMKKTLVYHFGRAPTGARTNWVMHEYRSVDEVLAQSGVAQDAYVLCRIFEKSGAGPKNGEKYGAPLIEEEWDNFDMISPLAAFGDEYINEVPDVDGLLETKDLDQDQDQKHVAPLAPLAVVDDKLMNGVLDDGDFMETNDLDKKLDMPAVAIGSADFPSNFHYGECSSLPEYSQAFISDRKLLEDTMGNSGPENHQPFNMAQQYGADTNAGNDGGDTGELSYDEKPLNFDCLDSLAQGLNPNWSPLNLDEILETDDLANLAEGNPAEADSSVIGMVDEYLSYTEDDIYKYICFDSPGNEGSEIAIPDQGPQPIQQNVEVETRDISVASKPVFEAQSSNEASLKQHVHQTSKFVSEDSNPIVKHAHKLLASMPAPPAFASEFPTKGFALGLHPGAQSSNTTHIAGMISITDITLRGNAMDWMVGKNGGFNATIMSSGFSQSDFNSDSLMPISDLVSSKTTCVLSHGCLYLMGFSVLILSLSFKIGSYMYTAK; from the exons ATGTCAAGCAATCTCTCACCTGGCTTCCGATTCCACCCCACCGACGAAGAACTCGTCGGCTTCTACCTCAAGCGCCGCGTCACCGGTAGACTCTTCCACGGCGACCCCATCGGCATCGTCGATGTCTACAAATACGAACCCTGGGACCTTCCAT gttTGTCGAAGATGAAGACGAGGGATTTGGAGTGGTACTTCTACACTGGGCTTGACAAGAAGTATGGGAAGGGTTCGTCCAGGACGAACCGCGCGACTGAGAAGGGTTATTGGAAGACTACCGGGAAGGATCGTCCGGTTAATCACGCTAACCGCACCGTCGGGATGAAGAAGACGCTTGTTTATCACTTCGGTCGCGCTCCGACCGGGGCGCGGACTAACTGGGTTATGCATGAGTATAGGTCTGTTGATGAGGTGCTGGCTCAATCTGGAGTAGCGCAG GATGCTTATGTGCTGTGTAGGATTTTCGAGAAGAGTGGCGCGGGGCCCAAGAATGGAGAGAAGTATGGGGCTCCTTTGATAGAGGAGGAATGGGACAATTTTGATATGATTAGTCCCTTGGCTGCTTTTGGTGATGAGTATATAAATGAAGTGCCTGATGTGGATGGTTTGTTGGAAACAAAGGACCTCGATCAGGATCAGGACCAG AAGCACGTGGCTCCCTTGGCCCCTTTGGCGGTTGTGGATGATAAGCTTATGAATGGAGTGCTTGATGATGGTGATTTTATGGAAACAAACGACCTCGATAAG AAGCTTGATATGCCGGCTGTTGCGATTGGGAGTGCTGATTTTCCTTCAAACTTCCATTACGGGGAGTGTAGTAGCCTTCCTGAATATTCCCAAGCATTCATCAGTGATCGGAAGCTATTGGAAGACACTATGGGAAATTCTGGGCCTGAAAATCACCAGCCTTTTAATATGGCTCAGCAATATGGTGCTGACACCAATGCAGGGAATGATGGAGGAGACACTGGTGAGCTGAGCTATGATGAAAAGCCTCTGAATTTCGATTGTCTTGATAGTCTAGCTCAAGGCTTGAATCCCAATTGGTCTCCTCTGAATCTTGATGAAATCCTGGAAACCGATGATCTTGCAAATTTGGCAGAGGGTAATCCTGCCGAGGCAGATTCTTCTGTTATTGGCATGGTAGATGAGTATCTTTCATACACTGAGGATGATATTTACAAGTATATATGTTTTGATTCTCCTGGGAATGAAGGGAGTGAAATCGCCATTCCTGACCAAGGACCACAGCCCATCCAGCAG AATGTGGAGGTCGAAACCCGTGATATTTCCGTGGCAAGCAAACCTGTTTTTGAAGCACAATCTAGCAATGAAGCTTCTTTAAAGCAGCATGTTCATCAGACCTCCAAGTTTGTATCAG AAGATTCAAATCCAATTGTAAAGCATGCCCATAAATTGTTGGCCAGCATGCCTGCTCCACCTGCATTTGCTTCAGAGTTTCCTACTAAGGGGTTTGCTCTTGGGCTTCATCCTGGTGCCCAGTCTTCAAATACCACCCATATAGCAGGTATGATCAGCATAACAGACATTACTTTAAGAGGCAATGCGATGGATTGGATGGTGGGCAAGAATGGAGGATTTAATGCCACCATAATGTCTTCCGGGTTTTCTCAATCTGACTTTAACTCTGATTCTTTGATGCCTATTTCTGACTTGGTCTCTAGCAAGACTACATGTGTGTTGTCACATGGCTGTTTATACTTGATGGGGTTTTCGGTTCTGATTCTCTCACTGAGTTTCAAGATTGGAAGCTACATGTATACTGCTAAATGA
- the LOC130718035 gene encoding NAC domain containing protein 50-like codes for MGRETQLILAPPTTTTTTTVEPQPPPPPPPLAAPSASASAAAVAAPPTSLAPGFRFHPTDEELVIYYLKRKVCGKNFRFDAISEVDIYKSEPWDLADKSRLKTRDQEWYFFSALDKKYGNGGRMNRATSQGYWKATGNDRPVRHGQRTVGLKKTLVFHSGRAPDGKRTNWVMHEYRIVEEELERVGTGSSQPQDAYVLCRVFHKNNIGPPNGQRYAPFIEEEWDDDASGLVPGVEPVGDGSVARHARVEGNGVSCSEGRNDVVQDTQSINKAPFDVTNLPIETQNLIAVCKRAKMDEFPSPEKDDSKQMQMDEYPSSQTDNPKPFSQIYKRRRYNLNSNHSHASGDSVQTNQGPCSSTITTAATTLPTTTTTEAATNPAPKKHFLSALVEYSLLESLESKESPVSIKPEDLDAAHPTCTKFLKQMQSEMQKLSVEKETMRFELMSTQTMIKILQSRNDVLTKENEELKRMMGNP; via the exons GCTGCTGTTGCTGCTCCTCCTACCTCTCTTGCTCCTGGGTTCAGGTTCCACCCTACTGATGAGGAGCTTGTTATCTATTACCTCAAGCGCAAGGTTTGTGGGAAAAACTTTAGATTCGATGCCATATCTGAGGTTGACATCTACAAGAGTGAACCCTGGGACCTTGCGG ATAAGTCTAGGTTGAAGACCAGGGACCAGGAATGGTACTTTTTCAGTGCCTTGGACAAGAAGTATGGGAATGGTGGCAGAATGAACCGGGCCACGAGCCAAGGGTACTGGAAAGCAACTGGGAATGATCGCCCGGTGAGGCATGGTCAGAGGACTGTGGGGTTGAAGAAGACTTTGGTGTTTCATAGTGGCAGGGCACCGGATGGTAAGAGGACAAATTGGGTCATGCATGAGTACAGGATTGTGGAGGAAGAGTTGGAGAGGGTTGGGACTGGATCCTCTCAGCCTCAG GATGCATATGTCTTGTGTAGAGTATTTCACAAAAATAACATAGGACCACCAAATGGGCAACGGTATGCACCCTTCATTGAGGAAGAGTGGGATGATGATGCATCGGGATTGGTTCCTGGGGTAGAGCCTGTGGGTGACGGTTCTGTTGCTCGCCATGCACGTGTTGAAGGCAATGGTGTTTCATGCAGTGAAGGGAGAAATGATGTTGTGCAG GACACTCAATCTATCAATAAAGCTCCATTTGATGTGACCAACCTTCCCATTGAAACTCAAAATCTTATAGCTGTGTGCAAGAGGGCGAAGATGGATGAGTTCCCATCACCAGAAAAAGACGATTCTAAGCAGATGCAAATGGATGAGTACCCATCCTCCCAAACTGATAATCCAAAACCCTTCTCTCAAATTTACAAAAGAAGGCGCTATAACTTGAACTCCAACCATTCTCATGCTTCTGGAGATTCAGTCCAAACCAACCAGGGTCCATGCTCATCCACCATAACCACCGCTGCAACCACACTCCCAACAACAACCACCACCGAAGCAGCCACCAACCCTGCACCGAAAAAACATTTCCTGTCTGCACTGGTGGAGTATTCTCTGCTAGAATCTCTTGAATCAAAGGAAAGTCCTGTCTCGATTAAGCCAGAGGATTTGGATGCAGCACATCCGACTTGCACTAAGTTCCTCAAACAGATGCAGAGTGAGATGCAGAAGCTCAGTGTTGAAAAGGAGACTATGAGGTTCGAGTTAATGAGTACTCAAACCATGATTAAAATTCTCCAGTCTCGCAATGACGTGCTCACCAAAGAAAATGAGGAGCTGAAGAGGATGATGGGAAATCCTTAG